A stretch of DNA from Thioalkalivibrio sp. XN279:
CTGGCCTTCGAAGCGCGGCGAACTCGCGTCGAGCGTCTCCAGCTCGGCGCCCTGCAGGCCCGGGTGCAGGTCCGCGGCCGCCACCTGCTCGCTGGCAGCCTGCTCGCCGAGCCTGGCGCGAATGGTGCGCTCGCGGCCGTCGCGCAGCACTTCGAGCACCACGGTGTCGCCGCTGCGCTTGAGGCCGACGGCGTTGCGCAGCGCGTTGGCGTCGTCGATGGTCTTGCCGTCGACCTTGCGGATGATGTCGCCGGCCTGGACGCCGGCCTTCTCGGCCGCCGAGTCGGGCATCACCTGGGACACCAGCGCGCCCTTGTTGTCCTTGACGCCGTAGGCCTCGGCGATGTCCGGCGTGATGGTGTAGATGTTCACGCCCAGCAGCCCGCGGCGCACTTCGCCGAACTCGAGCAGCTGGTCCATCACGCTGCGCGCCATGTTGGCGGGGATGGCGAAGCCGATGCCGATGTTGCCGCCGCCGCGCGAAATGATGGCCGAGTTGACGCCCACCAGTTCGCCGCGCAGGTTCACCAGCGCGCCGCCGGAGTTGCCCGGGTTGATCGAGGCGTCGGTCTGGATGAAGTCTTCATAGCCTTCCGGGTTGATGCCGGAGCGGCCCAGCGCGCTGATGATGCCGGAGGTCACGGTGTGGCCGAGGCCGAAGGGGTTGCCGATGGCGACCACGAAGTCGCCGACGCGGGCCTCGGCGGAGTCGGCCATTTTCAGCTCGGCCAGGTTCTCGGCCGGGATGCGCAGCAACGCGATGTCGGAGGCGGGGTCGGTGCCGATGACCTCGGCCTTGAAGTTGCGGTCGTCCTGCAGCGTGACGTCGATCTCGTCGGCGCCGTCGACCACGTGGGCGTTGGTCAGCACCAGCCCTTCCTTCGCATCGACGATGACGCCGGAGCCCGCGCTCTGCGTCTGGCGGCGCTGCGGCTGGTCGGGCATGTCGAAGAAGCGCCGGAAGAAGGGGTCGTCCATGAACGGGTTGCTGCCGCGCAGTTCGACGCTGCCCCGCGTGGCGATGTTGACGACGGCCGGCGCAGTGCGCTCGACCATGGGCGCGAGCGACGGCATGGGCGTGCCGTCGACCATGGACGGCAGCTGCGCATGGGCGGGCGCTGCGGCCAGGGCGGTAAAGGCCGCCAGGACGGCGAAGGGGCGTGCAGTCATGGGATCAGTCTCTCCAGCTGTGGGTCCGGGTATGGCCCGGTCTAAGAGATGCCGCTGCGACCGGAAAGGTCGCAGCGGCGACGTGTGGGCTTCGACCGGTGTCGCGGCCCGCAGTTCACTCCCTAGTTGACGTCGACGTTGATCCGGCGCGGCATGACCCGCTCGTGCTTCGGGATCACGACCTCCAGCACGCCGTTGTGGCTCTTGGCGGTGATGCCCTCGGCATTGGCCGTGTCGGGCAGGGTGAAGCGGCGGAAGAAGCGGCCGGAGACGCGTTCGACGCGGCGGTAGCCGCCCTGGTCTTCGGCGCGGGTCTCGGCGCGGCTGCCGCTGATCGTCAGCACGCCGTTCTCCATCGTCACCTCGATGTCCTCCGGCTTTACGCCCGGGATGTCGGCGTGCAGCAGGAAGCGGTTCTCCTCCTCGCGGATGTCCACCGGCGGGGTCCAGTTGGCGACGCTGCCGCTGGTCTCGTCGAGGCCGAGCCGCTGCTCGAACAGGCGGTCGATGTCTTCATGCAGGGAGCGCATCAGCCCCCAGGGCTGGTAACGGATGAGGCTCATGGTTGCCCTCCTCGTTGGGGTCGGGTTGAAGTGGATCATGTGCCGCTAAATAGGGGCTGGAGCGGGTTTTTCAAGCCCCCGGAGGGCGCGGACGGGGCGCCCCGGGGACGGCGCCGGGACACAATATCTTGTGCTGCGTCGCAACAGGTTTTTTTTTGAATCGCTGCGGCCGGAATCATAGAAGAATTCTATAAAAATCTTGTAATAGCCTGTTTTATTTAGATAAAGATCCGCACAGGCGATTCCGCATAAATGCTTGACAGCACCCCGCCCGGCCCTTACCTTAACCGTCCCGTAACACAACATATTGTGTTTGGCCGGAGGCGGCATCTCGCTCGGCCCGCAGGGAAGACCAAGAACACGGCAAGCACCGCCCGGGGGGGTACCAGGCATAATGAAAACCGCGCTGCAGGAACAGGTGATTCCAGTGGAATCCGTCAACGACATCCCATTCCAGGCCGCGTCCCTGGACATCTGGGAGAAGAAGTACCGTCTCGTCGCCAAGGACGGGACCGTGCTCGACCGGACCATGGACGACACCTACAAGCGCATCGCCCGTGCGCTGGCGGACTGCGAGCGCGAGGATCGCCGCGAGCACTGGTACGAGCGCTTCACCTGGGCGCTGCGCAACGGCGCCATCCCCGCCGGCCGCATCGTCTCCAACGCCGGCGCGCTGGCGCACAAGCCCGCCACCTCGACCATCAACTGCACCGTGTCCGGCACCATCCGCGACTCTATGGACGACATCCTCGACAAGGTGCACGAGGCCGGGCTGACGCTGAAGGCCGGCTGCGGCATCGGCTACGAGTTTTCCACGCTGCGGCCGCGCGGCGCCTACGTCTCCGGCGCCGGCGCCTATACCTCCGGGCCGCTGTCGTTCATGGATATCTACGACAAGATGTGCTTCACGGTGTCCTCCGCCGGCGGCCGTCGCGGCGCCCAGATGGGCACCTTCGACGTCGGCCACCCCGACGCCATGGAGTTCGTGCGCGCCAAGCGCGAGAACGGCCGCCTGCGGCAGTTCAACCTCTCGCTGCTGATCACCGACGAGTTCATGCAGGCCGTGGCCAATGACGATCCCTGGCGCCTCGCTTTCCCCATCAGCCTGAAGGAGCTCAAGGACGAGAACATCGACCTCGAGAACGAGGAGCAGGTGGTGTGGCGCGAGTGGCCGACGGACGGCGACTACGTGCGCAACGAGTCCGGACTGGTGGCCTGCAAGGTCTACAAGACGGTGCCGGCGCGCCGCATGTGGGACGTCATCATGACGTCGACCTACGATTTCGCGGAGCCGGGCTTCGTGCTCATCGACCGCGTCAACGAGATGAACAACAACTGGTGGTGCGAGAACATCCGCGCCACCAACCCCTGCGGCGAGCAGCCGCTGCCGCCCTACGGCTCCTGCCTGCTGGGCTCGGTGAACCTGACCCGGTTCGTGGTCGATCCCTTCACGCCGCAGGCGCGCTTCGACTGGGAGCGCTTCCGCGACGTGGTGCAGGTGTTCACCCGCATGCTGGACAACGTGGTCGAGATCAACGGCCTGCCGCTCGGCCCGCAGCGCGACGAGATCTTCCGCAAGCGGCGCCACGGCATGGGTTTCCTCGGGCTCGGCTCGACCATCACCATGCTGCGCATGAGCTACGGCGACAAGCCCTCGGTGGCCTTCACCCAGGACGTGGCGCGCGAACTGGCGCTGGCCGGCTGGGAGACGGCGCTGGAACTGGCGCGCGAGAAGGGCCCGGCGCCGATCATGGAAGAGGAGTTCACCGTCACCGAGGAGATGCTGCGCAAGCGTCCCGAGATGAAGGCGGACGGCTGGCGCGTGGGCGCCCGCATCAAGGGCCGCGTGCTGCACGCCCGCTACAGCCGCTACATGCAGCGCGTGGCGGACGTGAGCCCCGAGCTGGTCGACGAGCTGGCCGAGGTCGGCGCGCGTTTCACGCACCACAGCTCGATCGCGCCCACCGGCACGATCTCGCTGTCGCTGGCCAACAATGCTTCCAACGGCATCGAGCCGTCCTTCGCCCACCACTATTTCCGCAACGTGATCCGCGAGGGCCGCAAGACCAAGGAAAAGGTCGACGTGTTCTCCTTCGAGCTTCTGGCCTACCGTTCGCTGGTCAACGAGGGCGCCATGCCCGGCTCGGACAAGGAAGGCGAAAAGCTGCCCGATTACTTCATCACGGCCGACGACATCACGCCGCGCCAGCACGTCGACATCCAGGCCGCGGCGCAGATGTGGGTGGACTCCTCGATCTCCAAGACCGCGAACGTCCCGACGGATTATCCCTACGAGGACTTCAAGGACATTTACACCTACGCCCACGAGCAGGGGCTCAAGGGCTGCACCACCTTCCGCTTCAACCCGGCAGCCTTCCAGGGCGTGCTCGTCAAGGAGCAGGACCTCAAGAACACGACCTACGTCTTCGAGCTCGAGGACGGCAGCACGGTCGAGCTCAAGGGGGACGAGGAAGTCGAATACGACGGCGAGCTGCACACCGCGGCCAACCTGTTCGACGCCCTCAAAGAAGGCTATTACGGAAAGTTTTGAGTGAAGACCATGGCAGCAATGAAGATTGGCAAGAAGATCGTCGGTTACCACGTCGCCAAGCCGGAGGAGAAGCCCGCCGCGCCGAAGCCGCGCGTGGAGGAGGGCACCGAGGGCAAGGTCATCCGGATGCACGAGAAGCTCGAGCGCCCGGAGATGCTCATCGGCGCCACCTACAAGATCAAGCCGCCGGTGGCCGAGCACGCCATGTACGTGACCATCAACGACATCGTGCTCAACTACGGCACGGAGCACGAGAGCCGGCGCCCCTTCGAGATCTTCATCAACTCGAAGAACCTCGACCACTACCAGTGGATCGTGGCGCTGACGCGGATCATGTCCGCCGTGTTCCGCAAGGGCGGCGACGTGACCTTCCTGGTGGAAGAACTCAAGGCGGTGTTCGACCCGCGCGGCGGCTACTGGAAGCCGGGCGGCAAGTACATGCCCTCCCTCATCGCCGAGCTCGGCGAGGTGGTGGAGAAGCACCTCATCAGCATCGGCATGATGCCGGCGCCGGGGCTGGACGAGCACCAGCGCGCGCTGATCGAGCAGAAGCGCGCCGAGTTCGAGGCCCGCGCCGCGCAGCAGGACGCCTTCGCCGAGAATGCGTTCCCCGAGGGCGCGCAGCTCTGCGCCAAGTGCAACACCACCGCGGTGGTGATGATGGACGGCTGCATGACCTGCCTGAACTGCGGCGATTCGAAGTGCGGCTAGCCTAGGCCACACCTAGGCCACGATGCCCTCGGCGGTCTTTGCCGCGATCTTGCGTTCATGTCGGCGCAGGACGTCGCCGAGGGAAATAACGCCGCACAGCTTCTTGTTGTCCCGGTCATCCAGCACGACCAGCCGGTAGACCTTCTGTTCGCCCATGCTTGCGACGGCATCCTCGACGTCGTCGTCCTTGAAGCAGTAGAGGACCTTGTCGGTCTCTACTGCAGAGACGCAGGTCGTGTCCGGGTCGCAGCCCTCGGCGACGCCCCGGATGGCGATGTCGCGGTCGGTCACGACGCCTTCCAGGCGCTGTTCCCGCGAATCCGCCACGGGCAGGAAACCGACGTCCAGGTCGCGCATCTTGCGTGCGGCTTCGCGCAGGGTGGTGTTCGTGTGGATGTATTCCGGCTTGGCGGTCATGAGTTCGCTTACTTGCATCCTCTTGAGCCTCCTCGGGTTCAAGCGCTCGGGGTTCAAACGATGGCCAGGCCGATCA
This window harbors:
- a CDS encoding adenosylcobalamin-dependent ribonucleoside-diphosphate reductase; this encodes MKTALQEQVIPVESVNDIPFQAASLDIWEKKYRLVAKDGTVLDRTMDDTYKRIARALADCEREDRREHWYERFTWALRNGAIPAGRIVSNAGALAHKPATSTINCTVSGTIRDSMDDILDKVHEAGLTLKAGCGIGYEFSTLRPRGAYVSGAGAYTSGPLSFMDIYDKMCFTVSSAGGRRGAQMGTFDVGHPDAMEFVRAKRENGRLRQFNLSLLITDEFMQAVANDDPWRLAFPISLKELKDENIDLENEEQVVWREWPTDGDYVRNESGLVACKVYKTVPARRMWDVIMTSTYDFAEPGFVLIDRVNEMNNNWWCENIRATNPCGEQPLPPYGSCLLGSVNLTRFVVDPFTPQARFDWERFRDVVQVFTRMLDNVVEINGLPLGPQRDEIFRKRRHGMGFLGLGSTITMLRMSYGDKPSVAFTQDVARELALAGWETALELAREKGPAPIMEEEFTVTEEMLRKRPEMKADGWRVGARIKGRVLHARYSRYMQRVADVSPELVDELAEVGARFTHHSSIAPTGTISLSLANNASNGIEPSFAHHYFRNVIREGRKTKEKVDVFSFELLAYRSLVNEGAMPGSDKEGEKLPDYFITADDITPRQHVDIQAAAQMWVDSSISKTANVPTDYPYEDFKDIYTYAHEQGLKGCTTFRFNPAAFQGVLVKEQDLKNTTYVFELEDGSTVELKGDEEVEYDGELHTAANLFDALKEGYYGKF
- a CDS encoding DegQ family serine endoprotease codes for the protein MTARPFAVLAAFTALAAAPAHAQLPSMVDGTPMPSLAPMVERTAPAVVNIATRGSVELRGSNPFMDDPFFRRFFDMPDQPQRRQTQSAGSGVIVDAKEGLVLTNAHVVDGADEIDVTLQDDRNFKAEVIGTDPASDIALLRIPAENLAELKMADSAEARVGDFVVAIGNPFGLGHTVTSGIISALGRSGINPEGYEDFIQTDASINPGNSGGALVNLRGELVGVNSAIISRGGGNIGIGFAIPANMARSVMDQLLEFGEVRRGLLGVNIYTITPDIAEAYGVKDNKGALVSQVMPDSAAEKAGVQAGDIIRKVDGKTIDDANALRNAVGLKRSGDTVVLEVLRDGRERTIRARLGEQAASEQVAAADLHPGLQGAELETLDASSPRFEGQAGVLVANVAPGSPAAQRGLRPGDIITGVNRQKVENLADLRSHAAEGQSLLLNIRRGNANLILPIR
- a CDS encoding NrdJb; protein product: MAAMKIGKKIVGYHVAKPEEKPAAPKPRVEEGTEGKVIRMHEKLERPEMLIGATYKIKPPVAEHAMYVTINDIVLNYGTEHESRRPFEIFINSKNLDHYQWIVALTRIMSAVFRKGGDVTFLVEELKAVFDPRGGYWKPGGKYMPSLIAELGEVVEKHLISIGMMPAPGLDEHQRALIEQKRAEFEARAAQQDAFAENAFPEGAQLCAKCNTTAVVMMDGCMTCLNCGDSKCG
- a CDS encoding Hsp20/alpha crystallin family protein, with the protein product MSLIRYQPWGLMRSLHEDIDRLFEQRLGLDETSGSVANWTPPVDIREEENRFLLHADIPGVKPEDIEVTMENGVLTISGSRAETRAEDQGGYRRVERVSGRFFRRFTLPDTANAEGITAKSHNGVLEVVIPKHERVMPRRINVDVN
- a CDS encoding CBS domain-containing protein, whose amino-acid sequence is MQVSELMTAKPEYIHTNTTLREAARKMRDLDVGFLPVADSREQRLEGVVTDRDIAIRGVAEGCDPDTTCVSAVETDKVLYCFKDDDVEDAVASMGEQKVYRLVVLDDRDNKKLCGVISLGDVLRRHERKIAAKTAEGIVA